The following proteins come from a genomic window of Rhodobium gokarnense:
- a CDS encoding ABC transporter substrate-binding protein — protein MALAMRVRAAIAAAALLLGNAAGPAAALDYVETPTLARTHGDIDLPPVSERLPDVPLIADFAATKETLGRHGGDLDTIIGRAKDIRLINVWGYARLVGYDTSFELVPDILQSVDVEEGRIFTFHLRPGHKWSDGAPFTAEDFRFWWEDVANNKKLNPNGPATFMRVDDELPTFEVIDEVTVRFTWKGVNSVFLPTLAQARPPFIYRPAHYLKQFHVRYADPEALEELVEKNNSRNWAALFNGKDEMYRANNPDLPSLQPWVPTKAPSERRFVMIRNPYYHRVDPAGRQLPYIDRVIISVANGRLIPAKAQAGESMLQARDLAFSDITVLKSGEKTAGYDTRLWQISKGAELVLYPNLTVKDPVWRKLNRDVRFRRALSLAIDRRMINRVLYFGFATEGNNTVLPMSPLFKEYYQTAWAHYDPVVANQLLDEIGLTERRGDGIRLLPDGRPLEIIVETAGESQAEIDALELVRETLADIGVKIFVKPSQRDVVRNRALAGQLVMGISSGYDNGVPTAEMPPVDFAPTTLESFNWSAWGAYHESQGREGEAVDYAPARELIEEYVLWRHSTSHEERRAIWERMLKIHADQVFNIGIVTMARQPVVVSERLRNVPEEGIYGWDPGAQYGIHRMDAFWIDDAKKTAERD, from the coding sequence ATGGCTTTGGCAATGCGGGTCCGTGCCGCGATCGCCGCGGCGGCGCTTCTCCTCGGAAATGCCGCCGGACCGGCCGCCGCCCTTGACTATGTCGAGACGCCGACCCTTGCGCGCACCCATGGCGACATCGACCTGCCGCCGGTCTCCGAGCGCCTGCCCGACGTGCCCCTCATTGCCGATTTCGCCGCGACGAAAGAGACCCTCGGTCGCCATGGCGGCGACCTCGACACCATCATCGGCCGCGCCAAGGACATCCGCCTCATTAATGTCTGGGGCTATGCCCGCCTCGTCGGCTACGACACCAGCTTCGAGCTGGTACCCGACATCCTTCAGAGCGTCGACGTGGAGGAGGGGCGGATCTTCACCTTCCACCTCAGGCCCGGCCACAAATGGTCCGACGGCGCACCCTTCACGGCCGAGGATTTCCGCTTCTGGTGGGAGGACGTCGCCAACAACAAAAAGCTCAACCCGAACGGTCCGGCGACCTTCATGCGCGTCGACGATGAGTTGCCGACATTCGAGGTCATCGACGAGGTCACCGTCCGCTTCACCTGGAAGGGCGTCAACTCGGTGTTCCTGCCGACCCTTGCCCAGGCGAGGCCGCCCTTCATCTACCGCCCGGCCCATTACCTGAAGCAGTTCCACGTCCGCTATGCCGATCCGGAAGCGCTCGAAGAACTTGTCGAGAAGAACAATTCCCGCAACTGGGCGGCGCTCTTCAACGGCAAGGACGAGATGTACCGGGCCAACAATCCGGACCTGCCGAGCCTGCAGCCCTGGGTGCCGACCAAGGCGCCGTCCGAGCGCCGCTTCGTGATGATCCGCAACCCCTATTACCACCGGGTCGATCCGGCCGGCCGCCAGCTTCCCTATATCGACCGGGTGATTATTTCGGTCGCCAACGGCCGGCTGATCCCGGCCAAGGCCCAGGCCGGCGAATCCATGCTGCAGGCACGCGACCTCGCCTTTTCCGACATCACCGTCCTGAAGAGCGGCGAGAAGACTGCCGGCTACGACACCCGGCTCTGGCAGATCTCCAAGGGCGCCGAACTCGTCCTCTATCCGAACCTGACGGTGAAGGACCCGGTCTGGCGCAAGCTCAACCGCGACGTCCGGTTCCGGCGCGCCCTGTCGCTTGCCATCGACCGGCGGATGATCAACCGCGTGCTCTATTTCGGCTTTGCCACGGAGGGCAACAACACGGTGCTGCCGATGAGCCCGCTCTTCAAGGAGTACTACCAGACGGCCTGGGCCCATTACGATCCGGTGGTCGCCAACCAACTCCTCGACGAGATCGGCCTGACGGAGCGCCGCGGCGACGGCATCCGCCTCCTGCCCGACGGCCGGCCGCTGGAGATCATCGTGGAGACCGCCGGCGAGAGCCAGGCCGAGATCGACGCCCTGGAACTGGTCCGCGAGACCCTTGCCGACATCGGCGTCAAGATCTTCGTCAAGCCGTCCCAGCGCGACGTGGTCCGCAACCGCGCGCTCGCCGGCCAGCTCGTCATGGGCATTTCGTCCGGCTACGACAACGGCGTGCCGACCGCCGAGATGCCGCCCGTCGACTTCGCGCCGACCACGCTGGAATCCTTCAACTGGTCGGCCTGGGGCGCCTATCACGAGAGCCAGGGGAGGGAAGGCGAGGCGGTCGACTATGCGCCGGCCCGCGAGCTCATCGAAGAGTACGTCCTCTGGCGCCACTCGACCTCGCACGAGGAGCGCCGGGCGATCTGGGAGCGGATGCTGAAGATCCACGCCGACCAGGTTTTCAACATCGGCATCGTCACCATGGCGCGCCAGCCCGTCGTCGTCTCCGAGCGGCTCAGAAATGTGCCCGAGGAAGGGATTTACGGCTGGGATCCCGGCGCCCAGTATGGCATCCACCGCATGGACGCCTTCTGGATCGACGATGCCAAAAAGACCGCCGAGAGGGACTAG
- a CDS encoding ABC transporter permease yields MLSYIVRRILTMIPTLAVISLLTFFIIELPPGDYLSNQIAQLKALGEEASIAKVEYLRAEFALDRPFFERYLIWIGAWPGPNGFNGLLEGNWGWSFEYDKPVAEVVGPALPLTVVLNFATVLFVYIVAFPIGIYSATRQYSWGDYGFTFLGYIGLATPNFLLGLILLYFSNRWFGLSIGGLMDPAYIGQPWSMGKIGSVLSHLIVPTIVIGTAGTAGMIRRLRANLLDELHRQYVTTARAKGLSENRLLVKYPLRMAINPFIADIGNLIPSLVSGSVIVSVVLNLPTVGPVLLDALRSQDQFLSGFILLFVAVLTLVGMLVSDILLGILDPRIRFGAKGH; encoded by the coding sequence ATGCTGAGTTACATCGTCCGTCGCATTCTGACGATGATCCCGACGCTCGCGGTCATCAGCCTTTTGACCTTCTTCATCATCGAACTGCCGCCCGGCGACTATCTCTCCAACCAGATCGCCCAACTGAAGGCCCTCGGCGAGGAGGCCTCCATCGCCAAGGTCGAATATCTGCGCGCCGAATTCGCCCTCGACCGGCCGTTCTTCGAGCGCTACCTGATCTGGATCGGCGCCTGGCCGGGACCGAACGGCTTCAACGGGCTCCTGGAGGGCAATTGGGGCTGGTCGTTCGAATACGACAAACCGGTCGCCGAGGTGGTCGGGCCGGCCCTGCCGCTGACCGTGGTGCTGAATTTCGCCACCGTCCTCTTCGTCTATATCGTCGCCTTTCCGATCGGCATCTATTCCGCGACGCGGCAATATAGCTGGGGCGACTACGGCTTTACCTTCCTCGGCTATATCGGCCTTGCGACGCCGAACTTCCTGCTCGGCCTGATCCTTCTCTATTTCTCCAACCGCTGGTTCGGGCTCTCCATCGGCGGGCTGATGGACCCGGCCTATATCGGCCAGCCCTGGAGCATGGGGAAAATCGGCTCGGTGCTGAGCCATCTGATCGTGCCGACCATCGTCATCGGCACGGCCGGCACTGCCGGCATGATCCGGAGATTGCGCGCCAACCTCCTCGACGAACTGCACAGGCAGTATGTGACGACGGCACGCGCCAAAGGCCTGTCGGAAAACCGGCTCCTGGTGAAATACCCGCTGCGGATGGCGATCAACCCGTTCATCGCCGACATCGGCAATCTGATCCCGTCGCTGGTCTCCGGCTCGGTCATCGTCTCCGTCGTCCTCAACCTGCCGACGGTCGGCCCGGTCCTACTTGATGCCCTGCGCTCCCAGGACCAGTTCCTCTCCGGCTTCATCCTGCTCTTCGTCGCAGTCCTGACGCTGGTCGGCATGCTGGTCTCCGACATCCTGCTCGGCATCCTCGACCCGCGCATCCGCTTCGGCGCGAAAGGACACTAG
- a CDS encoding ABC transporter permease: protein MGAKEGTGGHYVDAAPFDPLVAEALTPEQERFYQASQWRIMWWKFRRHRVAVASAFLLILFYMSVPFAEAIAPYPPHHRDNDHLYAPPQMVHFFHDGSFVGPFVYGTRARVNLELLKWDYDVDHDDVQPLRFFCSGAPYRFWDLVEARFHLFCPAEGGTVYLLGTDRLGRDMFSGLVYGARLSLTVGLIGVAISIVLGLIIGGIAGFFGGLIDSAIQRVIEIMNALPELPLWMALSAALPVTWSPFWVYVGITVILGLLDWPGLARAVRSKLLALREEEYAKAAVYMGAKPSRIIRRHLLPGFSSHIIASATLSIPSMILGETALSYLDLGLRRPAVSWGVLLNEAQNISVVTIYPWLMAPVLPVIIVVLAFNFMGDGLRDAADPYK, encoded by the coding sequence ATGGGCGCGAAGGAGGGAACCGGAGGCCACTACGTCGACGCGGCGCCGTTCGACCCGCTGGTCGCAGAGGCGCTGACGCCGGAGCAGGAGAGGTTCTACCAGGCCTCCCAGTGGCGGATCATGTGGTGGAAATTCCGCCGCCACCGGGTCGCCGTCGCCTCGGCCTTCCTGCTCATCCTGTTCTATATGTCCGTGCCCTTCGCCGAGGCGATCGCGCCCTATCCGCCCCACCACCGCGACAACGACCACCTCTATGCGCCGCCGCAGATGGTGCATTTCTTTCACGACGGCAGCTTCGTCGGCCCCTTCGTCTACGGCACCAGGGCGCGGGTGAACCTGGAGCTCCTGAAATGGGACTACGACGTCGACCATGACGACGTGCAGCCCCTGCGCTTCTTCTGCTCCGGCGCGCCCTACCGGTTCTGGGACCTCGTCGAGGCACGGTTTCACCTGTTCTGCCCGGCGGAGGGCGGCACGGTCTATCTGCTCGGCACCGACCGGCTCGGCCGCGACATGTTCTCCGGCCTCGTCTACGGCGCCCGGCTGTCGCTCACCGTCGGTCTTATCGGCGTCGCCATCTCCATCGTCCTCGGCCTCATCATCGGCGGCATCGCCGGCTTCTTCGGCGGCCTCATCGATTCCGCCATCCAGCGCGTCATCGAGATCATGAACGCGCTGCCCGAACTGCCGCTCTGGATGGCGCTGTCGGCCGCGCTGCCGGTCACCTGGAGCCCGTTCTGGGTCTATGTCGGGATTACCGTCATCCTCGGCCTCCTCGACTGGCCGGGCCTTGCCCGCGCCGTGCGCTCCAAGCTCCTGGCTCTGCGCGAGGAGGAATACGCCAAGGCCGCGGTCTATATGGGCGCAAAACCCTCGCGCATCATCCGCCGGCACCTGCTGCCGGGCTTTTCCAGCCACATCATCGCCAGCGCGACGCTCTCCATCCCGAGCATGATCCTCGGCGAGACGGCGCTCTCCTATCTCGACCTCGGGCTCCGGCGTCCCGCAGTCTCCTGGGGTGTGCTCCTCAACGAGGCGCAGAACATCTCCGTCGTCACCATCTATCCCTGGCTGATGGCGCCTGTGCTGCCGGTGATCATCGTCGTGCTCGCCTTCAACTTCATGGGCGATGGTCTGCGCGACGCCGCCGATCCCTACAAGTGA